A segment of the Eleutherodactylus coqui strain aEleCoq1 chromosome 6, aEleCoq1.hap1, whole genome shotgun sequence genome:
tctctctcgctctctctctgtctgtctctcactctgtctctctcgctctctctctcactctgtctctctcgctctctctctcactctgtctcttgctctgcctgtctctgtctctctctctctgtctgtctctgtcgcTCTGTCTCTTTTTGTACctcgctctgtctgtctctctctctcttactctgtCTCTCTTGCTTGCTCTGTCATttgctctgtctgtctctctcttgctctgtctctctttctcactgtctgtctttctctcgcTCGCtttgtctgtctctcactctgtcaTTCTCTTCATCTGTATCTTACTCTGTTTGTCTCtttcactctgtctgtctctttcttgcTTTGTAAATCTGATTATTTAAAGTGTCAGTATttgggatctctctcactccctccccctctcagcCCCTACACCCCTCCGCACCCACCCCCCTGGCTGCTCAGCTGTTGTCCTTTCCCCCAGCCGCCACTTTAGCTCAGCTGTTCTCTCCTCCCCTAGATGCTGCTTCAGCTCAGCTGTTCTCTCCTCCCCTAGATGCTGCTTCAGCTCAGCTGTTCTCCCTCCCGCCCCCCTGCTTCAACTGTTCTTCACTGCTTGTTATGAAAGTCACTTAGCAATGTTTCACTCTCTCCAATGCATAGCACAGCAGCACACTGCTCATAGACTTAACATGGTAACTTTCAACTCGCCGGACAGGTTACTATATCTACCAAactcaaatgttatgattttatGGCGGTGGTGAGGCTGTAACTAAATGAAAATCATCCACGAAAGGTCAGGCAAAGGAGTCAAAgtatggtgcaagaaaaagcctgtaggttcTTTTATATTAGATGTGTGAAGTCTGGTGCGGATCCAGACcaaaaaaagatggtgaggatTTTCACAGAGAAATAATGCAGATGTTCCACTATGAAAAATCTGTGCCATTTCTGCTGCACATGAACTGACTCTaaggggcatcctgtgtgatgaatGGGACAGAGTAGAACCATAAGGGCCATCATGTGTGATGAGAGGAATGGTCTATGAGGGACAGGCTGTGATTAGTTTATGTAAGATTACTCATTAGACATAACTGGGAGCACTATTAAAGGGTGCAGCAGGATGGGGAGGTGTGACTAGTGTGTGCATGTGCTGGGAAAGCATGGAGCCAAAAGTGTCTGtgttgcaaattctgcagaaatCTGTGGCACCTGGAGAAAATAGCCGTCTAGTTCTGGGCCAAACGTATAGGAAAACCAAAAGTCAACGATATAtgtaagtgtgtatatatatatatatatatacacacaaacacatgtTTAGTTTTTCAAATATAATTTCCTTCTGTGAGGTGAACAAAACATCTGTTTTTGGGCTTGTACCCAGGATCTTTTCAGATAGACATGGCCATGAAGTAGAGTTGGAGGGCCCCAAGCTgagcttttgcacccgggcccatgaaccTTTACATACATGATTTCCGTGATGAGACCTTCAATGATAtcctgttttttttctaataaaatatgtaaatttaCTATGAATCCAtctgaaaataagacaaaaaATTGTATAGAATGCCCATTATTATGTCTGACACCTAAAAATCCAACACCGTAATTTCCTTGTAATTTGCTTGTTGTTTTGTTTGACACAAACATGTTGCCCCCTTTGGACATTGCCTTGACTCGCCTATGAAATCAAAATCACAGACTGACAAATTAACTAACAGAGGGTGACGTAGGATTTGGgagccaaacaaaaaaaaattaacttttgttTATTGAATGCAAAATACTCCTCAAGTATCCCAATGAAAAGACAAAATGagattattctcagtaagagaaaccaagcaatcttgtaggtatgataccttgtaaacaaaaatacatgatgttatagcgagctttcagacctgtGCAGggcccttcctcaggcttatcaTGGAACAAATCTTCAGCTGTATTTAAttaatacacatgatcacatgggagggcaggaacatgctgaacttaatttgcactagataaataccagaaacagagggtaagagggcacagacatgttgggatcaatagcatttagataaatatcAGAAGGAGATGACCAAAATAGTAAATTATCACTCCGGTGAAAAAGAACGTAAAAGAAATGTtaaatctctccttcagacctgcaaacaagaaagatggaacaatacctctgcagcgccacccattGGATGGTAGCTCTCCTTCAAATCAAACAATGAGTTTTTACcaagtttgtaaaacaatgattgaaaatagcaccccttctgggtgctctccttggggagagatgaagccatcccctgacccactcacccccaaagtgtctccacacacccccaTGGGTGCTCTCCTCAATGACACACCTCTTGACCTCCTTCCGACCTtttatattctccactgatgcaagaaccccgctcCGAGGTTGGAATGATACACAAGAAtgaaatacaaggcttgaaggatgtcTTACCCGCTCAAGTTTTGGCGATTCTTTAACCTCATTAGCATACCAACTAAGCATACTGTCTGAGACAGTTTTTAAGGCAAGACAAgtataaaacacgagtttatttactctttagtatatgtaagtgaaatagttaattaacatataggcattgagatcacatgggtaacaaagataagcatcaatacgtcaccggatattgtagcatcactccgcaatcgggggatctccaggtacgattggtaggaggaatccgggaaTACGCCGACACGTCTGCCAGccacaacaaaacgagtccccgactcctccctgaagatcactgttatttatactgttcttacattacgtggcatatctgcttctgcgcagttatgggtatatacgtcattctaatatggctaatcAGGTTCTACGCATGCTTGATAGACGCttggcaacaaaatatattaaatattttgtccatgaagttatcgacatctgCATTCTATTAGTTAGTTTATCGGAtgattatgagtcattcttgctgtaccataccatatatgtccaaaatattctgcttttgaacaaatgttagcagaacattcagacgggtcattagttcattgaagttctggttaactcatacggcaactagttatttgattaccttaaTTTCCCTGCCTTTGACACAACCACActcagttcaatcgtatcccatacgtatcacaatcggtccttaatcattcactatttgccgtatgataccattaaaacttttggttttctacagaataccttatatgccatgaaacaattccatagcaataaaagtattacaactatggccaataccaaaacaggatgtattagccaattaagagtggtttgtgcagatgatgaataacccataaagatgtcataccaatggtgtgacgtggcatcagcaatagccgatcccatctttacaattttgccagctattaccgTAGTACTTACCATATGtgttgccaaagatctattaagcaatttaatatgttgctgtacttcttctgtgtcttctaacaactttttgaatttagtcaaatttagatcccaatttgacacatttaaaggcagtggttgccaattgacagccactgtcttgtcttgttcgggtaataacacaaatgtctcattttcccaaacaagtgcagatacgtttcgcaagcatcctgaaaatgggacaaccatcccaggtacaacaggatgattacttgccaaacatacctcctgtggggctatttcaaccatcatcttaaaagtgagtggcagcacagtccattcacatacattgatcgtattttgtaataagcatggttcataaacagccgattggaccttgcatatggtcccttctaatgtatcatcacacaatgataaatcatgagttctattttggtcatcaatgtaaatcccattaaatctaggtacccagaaatgcatatcttccggaacacctataagtaaggggagaactacaaacttataCATCACACTCTTTTTAGTAAcgttgtatatgaatatggtccctttacataatatatcattgcaaaccattttctgcgcctccaactgtatccaatcagtctcagttatagtctgattgaacacggtcctccacacctgctcattgccagtcataagcatagtttgaagtgtgttcttttgttgttgctgataaatggtctgcaaggtacatattgaccaattaacatagttagatatgttagaatttatttcatatgaaaacctattagatgcatcttgcaaatcaagcattattgtgtccacatccgtttgcatactaaagggctgccatatagtgggcatccagttagcctgcaatgtgagcacatctttaatacaaCTTCCCGCGTtgtgcattcgattagctaaagtctctatatcaaaaccattaatagtcccagaaagcgctccgtagcctccgagtaaggtatcataccaagctcgacgggaacgcttggtaggacaagtccttgagggtggaaactgcacggagacttgtataacagtcttttgagcatctcgtcccacaTGGCGACAGGTGggtggaaccctttttatatgtccaggatctattttagaagcattaatgttcacgaataccaggaactggccccacatggcccgattcgcgatctccgttgcattcccacacgtaatttcttctgtctcatttaaaggaaatgaaaactgcactcccgtatttgtacaattctgaacatattgtatcaccagggagtaattgagatatggcaactcttttggtctctgacagcaggacactttcacaagtgacgtaatgtttatttgtcccgtggccttatgcagtgcatatgaaggacggtaggtcgaacttatatgcgataatgggtttccactccagatagtcccatcaaaggtaatattcacgatatgacatttctggttggcttcacaagtgaagttgtcttgcttcctggttcgggttgaactcctccagccccacgaatagtcattccttccggtgtcattgacacggatccctggcgtccacgcatcacctactgcaaacaccgaacacatgacgccaaggattccaaaaatgattatgtgattctagagaaggcaaggaaacaagcattattcccgcaaatagcacttttcttgtgggacatattcccatttctctactccgggtcgcataatgagcaaagttcgatctttccccacagcaataacctctgccggggagggcggtccttggtgattctgaacccatattttggcccctacattagtaacatcagttgagccaaaggctttatctcctcttactgtaagttcagtgggagccgccccttcttccacttgtgtcagatacactggtattaatagcagctgtgccatgcgctcctttttccctattatcagaggatctgttcctaaatttatcatgattactttaatttccccctgataatccgcatctatgactccccctaggaccactgcacctctcaaagcaaaacttgatctagtagctatctgcccgaagtgattctccgggatcttgcatcctatccctgtgggaatagtactcacctttcccggggctatcaccaccgtatcaagagtgtatagatccaaccctgcagcggcaggagtggctctataaggtgcctgcgcatctggatttattttccagtataagattgtctctaatttagctacatctatactgagattgggtgttagcatgcgcattaagggtgtcatggaatcagtgatgggcctgttgttgataatctgtaaagcagcagtcagattatctctccattgaccatatttgtcggttTCCAtaagcttcttcagggtagattttaataacccattcattcgttccaccaagcctgcggcctgtggatagtagggcatatgatatacccactctatgttgtttttactggcatactcttttacctgattaccggtaaaatgtgaaccattgtctgtctggatctgcaggggagtcccataatactgggtaataatttccagagtacgtaaagtactccattgtgttgctgttttacacgggaatcccaccatcagacctgagaatgtatctactgctgtacaaatatacttacatcctctgctctcagggaggggacctacaaaatccatctgccaaatctgcgctggcaactggcctctccctatgtgtcccattactgtatgaggcacttctcgtttttgcacatgttgacatactggacattgcgtgattacttgtttgatcctgtccaccgtcaatgggatacctctttcttgtgcccacctgtaagtggccttctctcccaagtgtccacttttttggtgagcccaaacagctgtaccttgaagccatgcttccttttccttgtcaggttcttgtacggcaacagagatcgatgctgccgcatctgcttgagaattaaacaaacgttccaatgagtcaagagggacatgagcatcaacatgaaacacagtacttttagtactcctaatgaattcctctatgtcttgccaaagctctttcccccacaattccttaccatgaatgttccaattgttcttcttccatcccatgatccaagtggccaaaccattggcaactgaccatgagtccgtatacaaatgacattcttgcccttgttcctgcttcagagctaagaatactgcacaaagttctgcatattgactactcttaccttctccttccatgaccaacgtcttgtctaattttggattaaaggctacacttttccatctacgccttccactgatatacttggccgaaccatccgtgaaccaagcatgctctttttgggagtctgtcaactcagagtaaggtattccccactttactggggattcctccatttgtgctactggtgtaacctgaccatctggagggatatcagctatcttttcatgcagggcagctatccccccttcaccttttttcgctctttctgagatgtaccatttccacttaatgatactctgctcctgggcatgtcctatccgattggactttggattagataatacccagctcatgatgggtatttgcggccttagaaggactatgtgtcctgttgtcaattgttcagtatccaccagggcccaataacatgccaacagctgttgctccagtggagtgtatttttctcccacatctggtaattttcgattccagaagcccagtggcactcttttgcccccttgcttctgccacaatgaccagtttgcatacatatgctgaactgatacatgaagttctatctcaccatcttgtaagggccataaatctacggcctgttgtatggcttcttttactgcctcaaacGCAACCTGTTGCTCCTCTCCCCAtgtgaactcgtacttcttgcgagtcaccttgtaaagaggagcaagaagctgccccagatgcggaatgtgttgtctccagaatccaaacaatcctatgtaggattgtgtttccttcttgtctttcggagtgggaaaatttaagattttctgccttgccttagggagaatctccctatggcccttattccattgaattcctaagaatttcaccgtctgagaggggccctgcaccttgctatcatttatttcccatcctttttctcgcagatgatgtaacaatctgtccaattgtttctttacagattgttcatccggtccctgaatcattatatcatcgatataatgtgaaaactgcatttctgatggtaaatcaaactcatccaaatgttctgccaccgtccggtgacagatggttggactatgtatccaaccttgtggcaatcgagtgaacgtatattgacgtccttgccacgtaaaggcaaactgatcttgtgccttttcttctattggaattgtgaagaacgcttgtgcgatatcaatcacagcgtaccattgtccactgtgactttggatctgctccacaattgtaatggtgtctgggacagctgcagtcaagggaggtgtttgtttattcaactccctgtaatcgacagtcatcctccaagacccatcacttttcttcacaggccataccggattgttccatgctgtggttgcaggcctcacaaccc
Coding sequences within it:
- the LOC136631769 gene encoding uncharacterized protein, whose amino-acid sequence is MASRYSCLGSPKKWTLGREGHLQNHIIIFGILGVMCSVFAVGDAWTPGIRVNDTGRNDYSWGWRSSTRTRKQDNFTCEANQKCHIVNITFDGTIWSGNPLSHISSTYRPSYALHKATGQINITSLVKVSCCQRPKELPYLNYSLVIQYVQNCTNTGVQFSFPLNETEEITCGNATEIANRAMWGQFLVFVNINASKIDPGHIKRVPPTCRHVGRDAQKTVIQVSVQFPPSRTCPTKRSRRAWYDTLLGGYGALSGTINGFDIETLANRMHNAGSCIKDVLTLQANWMPTIWQPFSMQTDVDTIMLDLQDASNRFSYEINSNISNYVNWSICTLQTIYQQQQKNTLQTMLMTGNEQVWRTVFNQTITETDWIQLEAQKMVCNDILCKGTIFIYNVTKKSVMYKFVVLPLLIGVPEDMHFWVPRFNGIYIDDQNRTHDLSLCDDTLEGTICKVQSAVYEPCLLQNTINVCEWTVLPLTFKMMVEIAPQEVCLASNHPVVPGMVVPFSGCLRNVSALVWENETFVLLPEQDKTVAVNWQPLPLNVSNWDLNLTKFKKLLEDTEEVQQHIKLLNRSLATHMVSTTVIAGKIVKMGSAIADATSHHWYDIFMGYSSSAQTTLNWLIHPVLVLAIVVILLLLWNCFMAYKVFCRKPKVLMVSYGK